Proteins from one Embleya scabrispora genomic window:
- a CDS encoding FAD-dependent oxidoreductase — MDKPVLLTVDDDPAVSRAVARDLRRQYGDRHRVVRAESGAQALEALAELHERGEQVAVLIADQRMPQMDGVAFLEQAAHRYPRAKRVLLTAYADTGAAIRAINDVDIDHYLLKPWDPPEERLYPVLDSLITAWETAPVPDESWATVIGARFSAPSFELRDFLANNGVPYRWYDVGQAEARRLLRETGTTEADVPVVIAPDSTVLRGPSKGELAEYVGLSVTASDDLYDVVIVGGGPAGLGAAVYAASEGLRTLLVERQATGGQAGQSSRIENYLGFPDGISGSQFIGRARRQALKFGAEIVSTRDVTGLHVDGDVRTISCDGDIVARGHAVVLATGVSYRTLDAPGLAELTDRGVYYGAALTTGPDTRDQDVYIVGAANSAGQAAVFFSRYARRVIILVRGAGLEASMSHYLIEQLEQIPNVEVRVRTEVSGAHGTGRLRELTLRDRDSGTEETVPASWLFVFIGASPRTAWLDGSGVRRDRDGYILTGGELLDDCDGELDGWSRPPFVQETAVPGVFAAGDSRAASVKRVASAVGEGAMTVMLVHRYLDTLDTRKPGDDPGGPGDARTPADTRTPATEGSR, encoded by the coding sequence GTGGACAAGCCCGTCCTGCTGACCGTCGACGACGACCCGGCCGTTTCCCGTGCGGTCGCCCGCGACCTGCGGCGACAGTACGGCGACCGGCACCGGGTGGTCCGCGCCGAATCCGGCGCGCAGGCCCTGGAGGCGCTGGCCGAGCTGCACGAGCGCGGCGAGCAGGTCGCGGTGCTGATCGCCGACCAGCGCATGCCACAGATGGACGGCGTGGCCTTCCTGGAACAGGCCGCGCACCGGTACCCACGCGCGAAACGGGTGCTGCTCACCGCCTACGCGGACACCGGGGCCGCGATCCGGGCGATCAACGACGTGGACATCGACCACTACCTGCTCAAGCCGTGGGATCCACCGGAGGAACGGCTCTACCCCGTGCTCGACTCGCTGATCACCGCGTGGGAGACCGCGCCGGTGCCGGACGAGAGCTGGGCCACGGTGATCGGCGCGCGTTTTTCCGCGCCGTCGTTCGAGCTGCGCGACTTCCTCGCCAACAACGGCGTGCCGTATCGCTGGTACGACGTCGGTCAGGCCGAGGCGCGCCGGCTGCTGCGCGAGACCGGCACCACCGAGGCCGACGTGCCGGTGGTGATCGCCCCCGACTCGACCGTGCTGCGCGGCCCGTCCAAGGGCGAACTGGCCGAGTACGTCGGCCTGTCAGTGACCGCGTCCGACGACCTGTACGACGTGGTGATCGTCGGCGGCGGCCCGGCCGGCCTGGGGGCCGCGGTGTACGCGGCCAGCGAGGGGCTGCGCACACTGCTCGTGGAGCGGCAGGCCACCGGCGGGCAGGCCGGGCAGAGTTCGCGGATCGAGAACTACCTCGGCTTCCCCGACGGCATCTCCGGCTCGCAGTTCATCGGCCGCGCCCGCCGCCAGGCGCTCAAGTTCGGCGCGGAGATAGTCAGTACGCGCGACGTGACCGGCCTGCACGTGGACGGCGACGTACGCACCATCTCCTGCGACGGCGACATCGTCGCCCGGGGACACGCGGTCGTGCTCGCCACCGGTGTGTCCTACCGCACCCTGGACGCGCCGGGACTGGCCGAGCTGACCGACCGCGGTGTGTACTACGGCGCCGCGCTGACCACCGGGCCCGACACCCGCGACCAGGACGTGTACATCGTCGGCGCGGCCAACTCGGCCGGGCAGGCGGCGGTGTTCTTCTCCCGCTACGCCCGCCGGGTGATCATCCTGGTGCGCGGCGCGGGCCTGGAGGCGTCCATGTCGCACTACCTGATCGAGCAGTTGGAGCAGATCCCCAACGTCGAGGTCCGCGTCCGCACCGAGGTCTCCGGGGCGCACGGCACCGGGCGACTGCGCGAACTCACCCTGCGCGATCGGGACTCGGGCACGGAGGAGACGGTACCCGCGTCGTGGTTGTTCGTCTTCATCGGCGCCAGCCCGCGCACCGCGTGGCTGGACGGCAGCGGCGTGCGGCGCGACCGCGACGGCTACATCCTCACCGGCGGTGAACTGCTGGACGACTGCGACGGCGAACTCGACGGCTGGAGCCGCCCGCCGTTCGTCCAGGAGACGGCGGTGCCCGGGGTGTTCGCCGCGGGCGACTCGCGCGCGGCCTCGGTCAAGCGGGTCGCCTCGGCGGTCGGGGAGGGCGCGATGACGGTGATGCTCGTGCACCGCTATCTGGACACCCTGGACACCCGGAAGCCGGGCGACGATCCGGGCGGGCCGGGCGATGCGCGGACCCCGGCCGACACCCGCACCCCGGCGACGGAGGGATCGCGATGA
- a CDS encoding ArsR/SmtB family transcription factor, which produces MTHSRRRINARSLRALAHPLRMRLLEMLRLDGPSTGTLLAARVGESTGTVSWHLRHLAEHGFIEDVPDRGTRRERWWRAEVDPSDLRTSDFREDPETRGALDVYMRESFRQQGERLMESFTDADEMGPEWVNARTASDWSGARLTAEQLAELNRRVVDLISQATRGPEQPGAATIVLQFHSFPHLPKNAADPAKSAGSPRTPRPAEPTETTAPDHPTEPDEDSS; this is translated from the coding sequence GTGACCCACTCCCGCCGGCGGATCAACGCCCGCAGCCTCCGCGCTCTCGCCCACCCCCTACGCATGCGTCTACTCGAGATGCTGCGCCTCGACGGCCCCTCGACGGGCACCCTCCTGGCCGCCCGCGTCGGCGAGAGCACCGGGACGGTCAGCTGGCACCTGCGCCACCTCGCCGAGCACGGTTTCATCGAGGACGTGCCCGACCGCGGCACCCGCCGCGAGCGCTGGTGGCGCGCCGAGGTCGACCCGAGCGACCTGCGCACCAGCGATTTCCGCGAGGACCCGGAGACCCGGGGCGCACTCGACGTCTACATGCGCGAGTCCTTCCGCCAACAGGGCGAGCGCCTGATGGAGTCGTTCACCGACGCCGACGAGATGGGCCCGGAGTGGGTGAACGCCCGCACCGCCTCGGACTGGAGCGGTGCGCGGCTGACCGCCGAGCAGCTGGCCGAGCTCAATCGCCGGGTCGTCGACCTGATCTCCCAGGCCACCCGCGGTCCGGAACAACCGGGCGCCGCCACGATCGTGCTCCAGTTCCACTCGTTCCCGCATCTCCCGAAGAACGCGGCGGACCCGGCGAAGTCGGCCGGATCGCCGAGGACACCGAGGCCGGCGGAGCCGACCGAGACCACCGCCCCGGATCACCCCACCGAACCCGACGAGGACTCCTCATGA
- a CDS encoding MFS transporter, which translates to MSGLLHRHRDFRLLWFGETTGKFGASVTGVAMPLIAISTLDASTFEIGLLGAAAWLPWLLIGLPVGVWVDRMARRPIMLAAAATSCALFLAVPLAHRAGLLSIGLLLTVTLATGVSAVFFQTAYTAYLPGILLPADQAEGNSKLHGSASAAQIAGVGAGGLIAQLAGAVNGMFVNAGTFLTSFVCLFRIRHREPESRPAPEERAERSLIGEIGEGLRLVAHDPWLRAFALFGGASNLGLVGLQSLQLVFLIRTVGVDEGLAGALIAGGAVGGVAGAFVSRRVSSRIGTARAFLLFEPGVSSLVLLIPLTTAGPGLSVFVCGSFAMSAGVVASNVIKSSFQQRYCPPQLLGRITASMQFVNYGTIPLGAVLAGALGSAFGVRPALWVMAAAISASGLILILSPVGRCRDLPTTVRPVAVSRAPRTVA; encoded by the coding sequence ATGAGCGGCCTGCTGCACCGCCACCGCGACTTCCGCCTGCTGTGGTTCGGCGAGACCACCGGCAAGTTCGGCGCCTCCGTGACCGGCGTGGCGATGCCGCTGATCGCGATCTCGACCCTGGACGCGAGCACGTTCGAGATCGGCCTGCTCGGCGCGGCGGCCTGGCTGCCGTGGTTGCTGATCGGTCTGCCGGTCGGCGTCTGGGTGGACCGGATGGCCCGCCGCCCGATCATGCTCGCCGCCGCCGCCACCTCGTGTGCCCTGTTCCTGGCGGTACCGCTGGCACACCGGGCGGGCCTGCTGAGTATCGGTCTGCTGCTGACCGTCACGCTGGCGACGGGGGTGTCCGCGGTGTTCTTCCAGACCGCGTACACCGCCTACCTGCCCGGCATCCTGCTTCCCGCCGACCAGGCCGAGGGCAACAGCAAGCTGCACGGCAGCGCGTCCGCGGCGCAGATCGCCGGGGTCGGTGCGGGCGGCTTGATCGCACAGCTCGCCGGCGCCGTGAACGGCATGTTCGTCAACGCCGGCACGTTCTTGACCTCGTTCGTCTGCCTGTTCCGCATCCGCCACCGCGAGCCCGAGTCGCGGCCCGCGCCCGAGGAGCGCGCCGAGCGCTCGCTGATCGGCGAGATCGGCGAGGGCCTGCGGCTGGTCGCGCACGACCCCTGGCTGCGGGCGTTCGCCCTCTTCGGCGGGGCGTCCAACCTCGGCCTGGTCGGCCTCCAGTCGCTGCAACTGGTGTTCCTGATCCGCACGGTCGGCGTCGACGAGGGCCTGGCCGGCGCACTGATCGCGGGCGGCGCCGTCGGCGGCGTGGCGGGTGCGTTCGTTTCCCGCCGGGTGTCCTCCCGGATCGGCACCGCGCGCGCGTTCCTCCTCTTCGAGCCCGGCGTGTCGAGCCTGGTCCTGCTCATCCCCCTGACCACCGCCGGTCCGGGTCTGTCGGTGTTCGTCTGCGGTTCGTTCGCGATGTCGGCGGGAGTGGTGGCGAGCAATGTGATCAAGTCGAGCTTCCAACAGCGATACTGCCCACCGCAGTTGCTCGGCCGGATCACCGCGAGCATGCAGTTCGTCAACTACGGCACCATCCCGCTCGGCGCGGTCCTGGCCGGCGCGCTGGGTTCGGCGTTCGGGGTCCGCCCGGCCCTGTGGGTGATGGCCGCGGCCATTTCGGCCTCCGGCCTGATCCTGATCCTGTCCCCGGTGGGCCGCTGCCGCGACCTGCCGACCACCGTGCGACCCGTCGCCGTGTCCAGGGCACCGCGCACGGTGGCCTGA
- a CDS encoding nitrate/nitrite transporter produces MSAPARGDRPLDDWRPEDGEFWDRVGARIARRNLVFSVLSEHIGFSVWSLWSVIVLFLGPEYGFDPAQKFTLTAVPTLVGAAMRIPYTFAVARFGGRNWTVVSALLLLAPTTSIAIVLEPGVSYHTLLLVAAVAGVGGGNFASSMANINAFYPQRLKGWALGVNAGGGNLGVPAVQLVGLAVLATAGAEHPRLLLAVYIPLIVVAAVLSARYMDNLPSLRNDKGAMREVTRDPHTWVMSLLYIGTFGSFIGFGFAFGQVLQVQFHAEFATPVKAAYLTFLGPLLGSLVRPVGGLLADRWGGARVTFWNFVAMAGAAFVVYLASRQESLGLFLFGFVLLFVFSGLGNGSAYKMIPAIFAVRLGPGPAARRASGALMGIAGAVGALGGVLVNIAFRESFLDSGRGDAAYLAFLGYYAFCLVLTWAVYLRSAARRSARI; encoded by the coding sequence GTGAGTGCGCCGGCCCGGGGCGATCGGCCGCTCGACGACTGGCGGCCCGAGGACGGGGAATTCTGGGATCGGGTGGGCGCTCGAATCGCCCGGCGCAACCTGGTGTTCTCGGTGCTGTCGGAGCATATCGGCTTTTCCGTATGGAGTTTGTGGTCGGTCATCGTGCTCTTCCTCGGGCCCGAGTACGGCTTCGACCCCGCGCAGAAGTTCACGCTGACCGCCGTACCCACGCTCGTCGGCGCGGCGATGCGGATTCCCTACACCTTCGCGGTCGCTCGCTTCGGCGGGCGGAACTGGACCGTGGTCAGCGCCCTGTTGTTGCTGGCGCCGACGACGTCGATCGCCATCGTGCTGGAGCCCGGTGTCTCCTATCACACGCTGCTCCTGGTCGCGGCGGTGGCCGGGGTCGGGGGCGGCAACTTCGCCTCGTCGATGGCCAATATCAACGCGTTCTATCCGCAGCGGTTGAAGGGGTGGGCGCTGGGCGTCAACGCCGGTGGCGGCAATCTCGGCGTGCCCGCCGTGCAACTGGTCGGCCTGGCCGTGCTGGCGACGGCCGGCGCCGAGCATCCTCGACTGCTGCTCGCGGTGTACATCCCGCTGATCGTGGTCGCCGCGGTGCTCTCCGCGCGGTACATGGACAACCTCCCGTCGTTGCGCAACGACAAGGGCGCGATGCGGGAGGTGACCCGGGATCCGCACACCTGGGTGATGTCGCTGCTGTATATCGGCACGTTCGGGTCGTTCATCGGATTCGGGTTCGCCTTCGGGCAGGTATTGCAGGTGCAGTTCCACGCCGAGTTCGCGACGCCGGTCAAGGCCGCCTATCTGACCTTTCTCGGACCGCTGCTCGGGTCGCTGGTGCGTCCGGTCGGCGGGTTGCTGGCCGACCGGTGGGGCGGGGCGCGGGTGACGTTCTGGAATTTCGTCGCGATGGCCGGCGCCGCGTTCGTGGTCTATCTCGCCTCGCGGCAGGAATCGCTCGGTCTGTTCCTGTTCGGATTCGTGCTGTTGTTCGTGTTCAGCGGTTTGGGCAACGGCTCGGCGTACAAGATGATCCCCGCGATATTCGCGGTCAGGCTCGGCCCGGGACCGGCCGCGCGGCGGGCTTCGGGGGCGCTGATGGGTATCGCGGGAGCGGTCGGCGCGTTGGGCGGGGTTCTGGTCAACATCGCGTTTCGCGAGTCGTTTCTCGATTCCGGCCGCGGGGACGCCGCCTATCTGGCGTTCCTGGGTTACTACGCGTTTTGCCTGGTGCTCACGTGGGCGGTGTATCTGCGGTCGGCGGCGCGTCGGTCGGCGCGGATCTGA
- a CDS encoding FAD-binding oxidoreductase: protein MTATNAPSPAPEHDPEFGVAVKALNTHLSGTALTPEDPGYDTERTGFQTAFRQRPALIVAADSAEDVRLAVEFARAHALRVSVQATGHAPADAAPGGLLISTRRMAEVHVDPTARTARAQAGARWEAVVAASTPHGLAPLNGSAPHVGVVAYTLGGGLSLLARKYGYAADHVRAIDVVTADATLRHVTAESDPDLFWALRGGRDNFGVVTSIEVDLVPVARVYGGSLIFDADLVEAATAAYLAWTETVPEEMTSSILFIGLPDIEQVPPPLRGRHTAAIKIVYSGDAADGERLVAPLRAIGPRLVDNLADLPYADSHTIHADPTHPHAYLGDNALVRDLDAAVVGKVYALTGPNAPMMVVHEVRHLGGALSRQPAVPNAVGGRDAGYLVRVVAMVEGPGPDAARALLADVHAVLDPLSVGRNLNFVYGDGVPSDPDRVTSMYDPRSWARLRDLKAAHDPGNLFTGNHNIAPADGS from the coding sequence GTGACCGCGACCAACGCCCCCTCCCCCGCCCCCGAGCACGACCCGGAGTTCGGCGTCGCGGTCAAGGCCCTGAACACGCACCTGTCCGGAACCGCGCTCACCCCCGAGGATCCCGGCTACGACACCGAACGCACCGGATTCCAGACGGCCTTCCGACAGCGACCGGCCCTGATCGTGGCCGCCGACTCCGCCGAGGACGTGCGGCTCGCCGTCGAGTTCGCCCGCGCACACGCGCTGCGCGTGTCGGTCCAAGCCACCGGACACGCGCCCGCCGACGCCGCACCCGGGGGCCTGCTGATCTCCACCCGCCGGATGGCCGAGGTACACGTCGACCCGACCGCCCGGACCGCCCGGGCCCAGGCCGGCGCGCGCTGGGAGGCGGTGGTGGCCGCGAGCACCCCGCACGGGCTGGCCCCGCTCAACGGCTCGGCGCCGCACGTCGGCGTCGTCGCCTACACCCTCGGCGGCGGCCTGAGCCTGCTCGCCCGGAAGTACGGTTACGCGGCCGACCACGTCCGCGCCATCGACGTCGTCACCGCCGACGCCACGCTGCGCCACGTCACCGCCGAGAGCGACCCGGACCTGTTCTGGGCGCTGCGCGGCGGGCGGGACAACTTCGGCGTCGTCACCTCGATCGAGGTGGACCTGGTGCCCGTGGCGCGGGTGTACGGCGGCTCGCTGATCTTCGACGCCGACCTGGTCGAGGCGGCGACCGCGGCGTATCTGGCCTGGACCGAGACCGTCCCGGAGGAGATGACCTCCTCGATCCTGTTCATCGGCCTGCCCGACATCGAGCAGGTGCCGCCGCCGCTGCGGGGCCGGCACACCGCGGCGATCAAGATCGTGTACAGCGGCGACGCCGCCGACGGGGAGCGCCTGGTGGCCCCGCTGCGGGCGATCGGCCCGCGCCTGGTGGACAACCTGGCCGACCTGCCGTACGCCGACTCGCACACGATCCACGCCGACCCGACCCACCCGCACGCCTACCTCGGCGACAACGCCCTGGTCCGCGACCTGGACGCCGCCGTGGTGGGCAAGGTGTACGCACTGACCGGTCCCAACGCGCCGATGATGGTCGTGCACGAGGTGCGCCACCTCGGCGGCGCGCTGTCCCGGCAGCCCGCGGTACCCAACGCGGTCGGCGGGCGGGACGCGGGCTACCTCGTGCGCGTGGTGGCGATGGTCGAGGGCCCGGGCCCGGACGCCGCACGCGCGCTGCTGGCCGACGTACACGCCGTCCTCGACCCGCTGTCCGTCGGGCGCAACCTCAACTTCGTCTACGGCGACGGCGTGCCCAGCGACCCGGACCGGGTCACGTCGATGTACGACCCGCGGAGCTGGGCACGGCTGCGCGACCTCAAGGCGGCGCACGACCCGGGCAACCTGTTCACCGGCAACCACAACATCGCGCCCGCCGACGGGTCGTGA
- the nirD gene encoding nitrite reductase small subunit NirD produces the protein MTSTTGTAVETTVEIATGTGWVTICPYDRLTPGRGVAALIEGEQVAVFRTRAGELYALGNRDPFSGAYVMSRGIVGRRGEVPIVTSPMYQQAFDLRTGECLDEATTPDGTPAALPTWRVRARS, from the coding sequence GTGACGAGTACGACCGGGACCGCCGTCGAGACGACGGTGGAGATCGCCACCGGGACGGGGTGGGTCACGATCTGCCCGTACGACCGGCTGACCCCAGGGCGGGGCGTGGCGGCGCTGATCGAGGGCGAGCAGGTCGCCGTCTTCCGCACGCGTGCGGGCGAGTTGTACGCGCTGGGCAACCGCGACCCGTTCAGCGGCGCCTACGTCATGTCGCGCGGCATCGTGGGGCGGCGCGGCGAGGTGCCGATCGTCACGTCGCCGATGTACCAGCAGGCGTTCGACCTGCGCACGGGCGAGTGCCTGGACGAGGCGACCACGCCGGACGGGACGCCTGCGGCGCTGCCGACCTGGCGGGTGCGGGCCCGCTCCTGA
- the nirB gene encoding nitrite reductase large subunit NirB, translating into MVGQRFLEALTEAEPRPPGLRITVLAEEPRRAYDRVHLTSWFSGTTAEELSLCDDAFAAEHGIDIRLGDPVETIDRAARTVTTRAGHTVGYDTLVLATGSYPFVPPVPGHDTPGCFVYRTIEDLEAIKAAAERARVGVVVGGGLLGLEAAGALTAMGLDTHVVEFAPRLMALQIDDGGGRVLRRKIQDLGVTVHTDAGTRAIVDRAGRVAGMVLSDGTELATDLVVFSAGVRPRDRLARAAGLAVGERGGIVVDEYCRTDDPHVLAIGECALAVDGRVYGLVAPGYAMAEVAARQLVAGPPDPDRTFTGADLSTSLKLLGVDVAGFGDAHGVAEDCVEVLYSDPLAGVYKKLVIGADGRLLGGVLVGDAEAYAQLRPLTGSPLPVPPEQLVLPAAAGPRGQLALPDTAVVCSCHGVAKGTIRAAVTEHDVVDVPGVKRCTKAGTGCGGCVKLIGKIVTEELAAAGIETRRGLCEHFARYTRAELYEIVRVKGIGSFARLIDEHGSAEGPDADGCEVCKPAVGSILASLSGGHILDGEQAALQDTNDHFLANLQRNGSYSVVPRIPGGEVTPEGLITIGEIARDFGLYTKITGGQRIDMFGATVDQLPSIWQRLVAAGFESGHAYGKALRTVKSCVGQTWCRYGVQDSVALAIELELRYRGLRSPHKLKSAVSGCTRECAEAQSKDFGVIATAEGWNLYVGGNGGTTPRHAELLASDLDHDTLIRTIDRFLMLYIRTADRLERTATWLTRIEGGLDHVRAVVMDDALGICADLDELMGRHVETYEDEWAATLADPERVRRFVSFANAPGVPDPTVRFTAEREQIKPVLFERLEVRGR; encoded by the coding sequence ATGGTCGGTCAGCGCTTCCTCGAAGCGCTGACCGAGGCCGAGCCGCGACCGCCGGGCCTGCGCATCACGGTGTTGGCCGAGGAGCCCCGGCGCGCCTACGACCGGGTGCACCTGACCTCGTGGTTCTCCGGCACCACGGCCGAGGAGCTGTCCCTGTGCGACGACGCGTTCGCCGCCGAGCACGGGATCGACATCCGCCTCGGCGACCCGGTCGAGACGATCGACCGCGCCGCCCGCACCGTGACCACCCGGGCCGGCCACACCGTCGGCTACGACACGCTCGTCCTGGCCACCGGCTCCTACCCGTTCGTACCGCCGGTGCCCGGCCACGACACCCCCGGCTGCTTCGTCTACCGCACGATCGAGGACCTGGAGGCGATCAAGGCCGCCGCCGAGCGGGCCCGCGTCGGCGTGGTGGTCGGCGGCGGGCTGCTCGGCCTGGAGGCCGCCGGGGCACTGACCGCGATGGGCCTGGACACCCACGTGGTCGAGTTCGCGCCACGCCTGATGGCGTTGCAGATCGACGACGGCGGCGGCCGGGTGCTGCGCCGCAAGATCCAGGACCTGGGCGTGACGGTACACACCGACGCCGGTACCCGGGCGATCGTGGACCGCGCCGGCCGGGTCGCCGGCATGGTGCTGTCCGACGGCACCGAACTGGCCACCGACCTGGTGGTCTTCTCCGCCGGGGTACGCCCCCGCGACCGACTCGCCCGCGCGGCCGGCCTGGCGGTCGGCGAACGCGGCGGGATCGTGGTGGACGAGTACTGCCGCACCGACGACCCGCACGTGCTGGCCATCGGGGAATGCGCGCTGGCCGTCGACGGGCGGGTGTACGGCCTGGTCGCGCCCGGCTACGCGATGGCCGAGGTGGCCGCCCGGCAACTCGTCGCCGGCCCGCCCGACCCGGACCGCACGTTCACCGGCGCCGACCTGTCCACCAGCCTCAAACTGCTCGGCGTGGACGTGGCCGGCTTCGGCGACGCGCACGGGGTCGCCGAGGACTGCGTGGAGGTGCTGTACTCGGACCCGCTCGCCGGCGTCTACAAGAAGCTGGTGATCGGCGCCGACGGCCGGCTGCTCGGCGGCGTCCTGGTCGGCGACGCCGAAGCGTACGCCCAACTGCGCCCGCTCACCGGCAGCCCGCTGCCCGTCCCGCCCGAACAGCTGGTGCTGCCCGCCGCCGCCGGCCCGCGCGGGCAACTCGCGCTGCCCGACACGGCCGTGGTCTGCTCCTGCCACGGGGTCGCCAAGGGCACCATCCGGGCCGCGGTCACCGAGCACGACGTGGTCGACGTACCCGGCGTCAAACGCTGCACCAAGGCCGGTACCGGCTGCGGCGGTTGTGTGAAGCTGATCGGCAAGATCGTCACCGAGGAACTTGCCGCGGCGGGCATCGAGACCCGGCGCGGCCTGTGCGAGCACTTCGCCCGCTACACCCGGGCCGAGCTGTACGAGATCGTCCGGGTCAAGGGAATCGGCAGCTTCGCCCGGCTGATCGACGAACACGGCAGCGCCGAGGGGCCCGACGCGGACGGCTGCGAGGTCTGCAAGCCCGCCGTCGGCTCGATCCTGGCGAGCCTGTCCGGCGGGCACATCCTGGACGGTGAACAGGCCGCGCTCCAGGACACCAACGACCACTTCCTCGCCAACCTCCAGCGCAACGGCTCCTATTCGGTGGTGCCGCGCATCCCCGGCGGCGAGGTCACTCCCGAGGGGCTGATCACCATCGGTGAGATCGCCCGCGACTTCGGCCTCTACACCAAGATCACCGGCGGCCAGCGCATCGACATGTTCGGCGCCACCGTCGACCAGCTCCCGAGCATCTGGCAGCGCCTGGTGGCGGCCGGATTCGAGTCGGGCCACGCGTACGGCAAGGCGCTGCGCACGGTGAAGTCGTGTGTGGGGCAGACCTGGTGCCGCTACGGCGTGCAGGACTCCGTGGCGCTCGCGATCGAGTTGGAACTGCGCTACCGGGGCCTGCGCTCGCCGCACAAGCTCAAGTCGGCGGTGAGCGGCTGCACCCGGGAGTGCGCGGAGGCGCAGAGCAAGGACTTCGGGGTGATCGCCACCGCCGAGGGCTGGAACCTGTACGTCGGCGGCAACGGCGGCACCACCCCCCGCCACGCCGAACTGCTCGCGAGCGACCTCGACCACGACACGCTGATCCGCACCATCGACCGCTTCCTGATGCTCTACATCCGCACCGCCGACCGCCTGGAGCGCACCGCGACGTGGCTGACCCGGATCGAGGGCGGCCTCGACCACGTGCGCGCGGTGGTCATGGACGACGCGCTGGGGATCTGCGCCGACCTGGACGAGTTGATGGGCCGGCACGTGGAGACCTACGAGGACGAATGGGCCGCGACCCTGGCCGATCCCGAACGGGTGCGCCGCTTCGTGTCGTTCGCCAACGCGCCGGGCGTGCCGGACCCGACCGTGCGGTTCACCGCGGAGCGCGAGCAGATCAAGCCGGTGTTGTTCGAGAGGTTGGAGGTGCGTGGGCGATGA
- a CDS encoding uroporphyrinogen-III synthase: MVTRTGAAEPLVGLTVGVTAARRRDELVALLERRGAKVVGTPTMSIVPLREDRELRRATERCLVEPLDYVVATTGVGWRGWMNAAEGWGRSAEVRRVCAAATVISRGPKATGAVRASGLREMYSPGSEANDELLHWLLARDLRGRRIAVQEHGAPLEGFATALRERGAEVIELPVYRWGPPEDPAAVRRLVEQVVRGEVHAMTFTSAPAIDAFLAAAGEAGRREQVLAALRADVLPVCIGAICAKPLGEEGVPALWPERGRLGSMVRTVTETLPARVRRELDTGTDRLVLQGNAVLVRGGVIALSPVPAAVLRALAEKPGWVLSRAELLRRVWQGASADEHAVEAAVARLRSALGPHKGLVKTVTKRGYRLAVPV; the protein is encoded by the coding sequence ATGGTTACTCGTACAGGTGCGGCCGAACCCCTCGTCGGGCTCACGGTCGGCGTCACGGCGGCCCGGCGGCGCGACGAACTCGTCGCGCTCCTGGAGCGCCGGGGCGCGAAGGTCGTGGGCACGCCGACGATGAGCATCGTGCCGCTGCGGGAGGACCGGGAGCTGCGGCGGGCGACCGAGCGCTGCCTGGTCGAGCCGCTGGACTACGTGGTGGCCACCACCGGGGTCGGTTGGCGCGGGTGGATGAACGCCGCGGAGGGGTGGGGGCGTTCCGCCGAGGTGCGGCGGGTGTGCGCGGCGGCGACGGTGATCAGCCGAGGGCCCAAGGCCACCGGCGCGGTGCGCGCGTCCGGGTTGCGCGAGATGTACTCGCCGGGTTCGGAGGCCAACGACGAGCTGCTGCACTGGTTGTTGGCGCGCGATCTGCGCGGGAGGCGGATCGCGGTGCAGGAACACGGCGCGCCGCTGGAGGGCTTCGCGACCGCGCTGCGCGAGCGCGGTGCCGAGGTGATCGAGCTGCCGGTGTATCGGTGGGGGCCGCCGGAGGATCCGGCGGCCGTGCGACGTCTGGTCGAGCAGGTGGTCCGGGGCGAGGTGCACGCGATGACGTTCACCAGCGCGCCGGCGATCGACGCGTTCTTGGCGGCGGCGGGCGAGGCGGGACGGCGCGAACAGGTACTGGCCGCGCTGCGCGCCGACGTGTTGCCGGTGTGCATCGGCGCGATCTGCGCGAAGCCGCTCGGGGAGGAGGGCGTGCCGGCGTTGTGGCCGGAGCGCGGACGGCTGGGGTCGATGGTGCGCACGGTCACCGAGACGCTGCCGGCCCGGGTGCGGCGCGAACTGGACACCGGGACGGACCGGCTGGTGCTGCAGGGCAACGCGGTGCTGGTCCGGGGCGGGGTGATCGCACTGTCCCCGGTGCCGGCCGCGGTGTTGCGCGCGCTGGCGGAAAAGCCGGGATGGGTGCTGAGCCGCGCCGAACTGCTGCGCCGGGTCTGGCAGGGCGCGAGCGCGGACGAACACGCGGTCGAGGCGGCGGTGGCCCGGCTGCGGAGCGCCCTGGGGCCGCACAAGGGGCTGGTCAAGACGGTGACGAAGCGGGGATATCGGTTGGCCGTGCCGGTGTGA